One genomic segment of Candidatus Babeliales bacterium includes these proteins:
- the rplU gene encoding 50S ribosomal protein L21, which yields MERQDSFTKYAIFQIGTKQYQGIEGKTVSIEKIDGEAGDSVEFKEVLLKKDNETVEVGQPFVSGSLKATIVKQMKGPKIIIFRFKRRKKSRVKKGHRQPQTIIRVESF from the coding sequence ATGGAACGACAAGACTCATTTACAAAATATGCAATCTTTCAGATTGGCACGAAGCAATATCAAGGGATCGAAGGCAAAACAGTATCGATTGAAAAAATCGATGGTGAAGCTGGAGACTCAGTAGAATTCAAAGAAGTTTTACTAAAAAAAGATAATGAAACAGTTGAAGTTGGCCAACCATTTGTTAGTGGTAGCTTAAAAGCAACTATTGTTAAACAAATGAAGGGTCCTAAAATCATCATTTTCCGATTTAAACGTCGTAAAAAAAGCCGGGTGAAAAAAGGACATCGTCAACCGCAAACAATTATTCGTGTCGAATCTTTCTAG